ACATCGACCCCAACTCCTCGCAGATCGGCCACAAGGAGAGCATGAAGGACACCGCCCGCGTGCTCGGGCGCATGTACGACGCCATCGAGTACCGGGGCTTCAAGCAGGAGATCGTCGAGGAGCTGGCCAAGTTCGCCGGCGTACCGGTGTTCAACGGCCTGACCGACGAATACCACCCGACCCAGATGATCGCCGACGTGCTGACCATGCGCGAGCACAGCGACAAGCCGCTGCACGACATCAGCTACGCCTACCTGGGCGATGCCCGCAACAACATGGGCAACTCGCTGCTGCTGATCGGCGCCAAGCTCGGCATGGACGTGCGTATCGCCGCGCCCAAGGCCCTGTGGCCCCACGACGACCTGGTCGAGCGCTGCCATAAATACGCCGAGGAAAGCGGCGCGCGCATCACCCTGACCGAAGACCCGAAAGCTGCGGTCAAGGGCGTGGACTTCGTCCACACCGACGTCTGGGTGTCGATGGGCGAGCCGATCGAAGCCTGGGGCGAGCGCATCAAGCTGCTCAAGCCCTACCAGGTGAACAAGGAACTGATGAAGGCCACCGGCAACCCGCGTTCCAAGTTCATGCACTGCCTGCCGGCGTTCCACAACTCCGAAACAAAGGTCGGCAAGCAGATCGCCGAGCAGTACCCGGACCTGGCCAACGGCATCGAAGTGACCGATGACGTGTTCGAGTCGCCGGCCTGCATCGCCTTCGAGCAGGCGGAAAACCGCATGCACACGATCAAGGCGATCCTGGTGTCGACCCTGGCTGACCTGTAAGCCTCTACCGCTTTCCTGAGGCTTGCACTGTACCTGTGGGAGCGGGCTTGCCCGCTCCCACAGGGGCCCCTGCAACCCTTACAGCGGCGTTTCACTCTCTTTCGATAAAGGACATTCCCCATGCGTATCGTTGTTGCATTGGGCGGCAACGCCCTGCTGCGCCGCGGCGAGCCGATGACCGCCGACAACCAGCGCGCCAATATCCGCACCGCCACCGAGCAGATCGCCAAGATCCACCCCGGCAACGAGCTGGTCATCGCCCACGGCAACGGCCCGCAGGTCGGCCTGCTGTCGCTGCAGGGGCTGTCGTACAAGCCGGACGAAGCCTATCCGCTGGACGTGCTCGGTGCCGAGACCGAAGGCATGATCGGCTACATGATCGAACAGGAGCTGGGCAACCTGCTGGCCTTCGATGTGCCATTCGCCACCCTGCTCACGCAAGTCGAAGTGGACGCCAACGACCCGGCATTCAAGGACCCGACCAAGTTCATCGGCCCCGTCTACGCCAAGGACGAGGCCGAGCGCCTGGCCAAGGAGAAAGG
This genomic stretch from Pseudomonas entomophila harbors:
- a CDS encoding ornithine carbamoyltransferase translates to MAFNIHNRNLLSLEHHSTRELRYLLDLSRDLKRAKYTGTEQQHLKGNNIALIFEKTSTRTRCAFEVAAYDQGANVTYIDPNSSQIGHKESMKDTARVLGRMYDAIEYRGFKQEIVEELAKFAGVPVFNGLTDEYHPTQMIADVLTMREHSDKPLHDISYAYLGDARNNMGNSLLLIGAKLGMDVRIAAPKALWPHDDLVERCHKYAEESGARITLTEDPKAAVKGVDFVHTDVWVSMGEPIEAWGERIKLLKPYQVNKELMKATGNPRSKFMHCLPAFHNSETKVGKQIAEQYPDLANGIEVTDDVFESPACIAFEQAENRMHTIKAILVSTLADL